A genome region from Geodermatophilus bullaregiensis includes the following:
- a CDS encoding MSMEG_3727 family PQQ-associated protein — MTSTAPERSTALSELGLDGQNQATIGRLLATGNIGHAEEGADGRMRARIRIVPDQLIWDPSVLVLPHGGHLDIEFVNDDQNTHCALVPSNGDSKWMWLPNYSRGTMSVTLDGPGYYWFSSNIGNDEGRGLIGAIVVRGDVPESARLDRPQQPRP, encoded by the coding sequence ATGACGAGCACCGCACCGGAGCGTTCCACGGCGCTGAGCGAGCTCGGGTTGGACGGGCAGAACCAGGCGACGATCGGTCGGCTGCTGGCCACCGGGAACATCGGACACGCCGAGGAGGGCGCCGACGGCCGGATGCGCGCCCGGATCCGGATCGTGCCCGACCAGCTGATCTGGGACCCCTCGGTCCTGGTCCTGCCCCACGGGGGGCACCTGGACATCGAGTTCGTCAACGACGACCAGAACACGCACTGCGCGCTCGTGCCGAGCAACGGTGACAGCAAGTGGATGTGGCTGCCCAACTACTCGCGCGGGACCATGTCCGTCACCCTCGACGGCCCTGGTTACTACTGGTTCAGCTCCAACATCGGCAACGACGAGGGCCGCGGCCTGATCGGGGCGATCGTCGTGAGGGGCGACGTCCCGGAGTCCGCGCGCCTCGACCGCCCGCAGCAGCCCCGACCGTAG
- the serA gene encoding phosphoglycerate dehydrogenase, whose protein sequence is MDRPRALLLENIDPVAADVLRSAGYQTESLRGALDEADLVAALDGVDLLGIRSKTLVTAEVLRRSPGLAAVGAFCIGTNQIDLAAAAAAGVAVFNAPYSNTRSVVEMAIAEIICLARRLVDRDRALHAGTWDKSAAGSHEIRGRTLGIVGYGNIGSQLSVLAEALGMRVLFYDLEDKLALGNAQACGSLEELLEAAETVTLHVDGRAGNAGLFGAEQFSRMRRRSLFLNLSRGFVVDHEALRDHVLSGHIAGAAVDVFPEEPREQGDAFTSVLRGLPNVILTPHVGGSTQEAQHDIGRFVAGKLVDFTGSGTTTLSVNLPAVALHGSSAARFALLHRNVPGVLARADALVGEHGLNVDGQVLATRGELGYAVTDVSAPPPPELLAALRALPETVRLTLLPRTAG, encoded by the coding sequence TTGGACCGGCCCCGAGCCCTGCTGCTGGAGAACATCGACCCGGTGGCGGCCGACGTCCTCCGCTCGGCCGGCTACCAGACCGAGTCGCTGCGCGGAGCCCTGGACGAGGCCGACCTCGTCGCCGCCCTGGACGGCGTGGACCTGCTGGGCATCCGGTCGAAGACCCTGGTCACCGCGGAGGTGCTGCGCCGCAGTCCCGGCCTCGCGGCGGTCGGCGCCTTCTGCATCGGCACCAACCAGATCGACCTCGCCGCCGCCGCCGCGGCCGGCGTCGCGGTGTTCAACGCCCCCTACTCCAACACCCGCAGCGTCGTGGAGATGGCGATCGCGGAGATCATCTGCCTGGCCCGCCGGCTGGTCGACCGGGATCGCGCGCTGCACGCCGGGACCTGGGACAAGTCCGCGGCCGGCAGCCACGAGATCCGCGGGCGGACCCTGGGCATCGTCGGCTACGGCAACATCGGCAGCCAGCTGTCCGTGCTGGCCGAGGCACTGGGCATGCGGGTGCTGTTCTACGACCTGGAGGACAAGCTCGCCCTGGGCAACGCGCAGGCCTGCGGCAGCCTCGAGGAGCTGCTCGAGGCCGCCGAGACCGTCACGCTGCACGTCGACGGGCGGGCCGGCAACGCGGGGCTGTTCGGCGCCGAGCAGTTCTCGCGGATGCGCCGGCGCAGCCTGTTCCTCAACCTGTCCCGGGGGTTCGTCGTCGACCACGAGGCGCTGCGCGACCACGTGCTCAGCGGGCACATCGCCGGCGCGGCCGTCGACGTGTTCCCCGAGGAGCCGAGGGAGCAGGGCGACGCGTTCACCTCCGTGCTGCGGGGGCTGCCCAACGTCATCCTCACGCCGCACGTCGGGGGCTCGACCCAGGAGGCCCAGCACGACATCGGGCGGTTCGTCGCCGGCAAGCTCGTCGACTTCACCGGCTCCGGGACGACGACGCTGAGCGTCAACCTGCCCGCGGTCGCACTGCACGGGTCCTCGGCGGCCCGCTTCGCGCTGCTGCACCGCAACGTGCCCGGCGTCCTCGCGCGCGCCGACGCGCTGGTCGGCGAGCACGGCCTCAACGTGGACGGGCAGGTGCTGGCCACCCGCGGCGAGCTGGGGTACGCGGTGACCGACGTCAGCGCGCCGCCGCCCCCGGAGCTGCTGGCCGCGCTGCGGGCGCTCCCGGAGACGGTCCGCCTGACGCTGCTGCCGCGCACGGCCGGCTGA
- a CDS encoding DUF808 domain-containing protein, producing the protein MPTDQEDVKVAGGLVALFDDVALLARAAAASIDDVGAAAGRAGVKAAGVVVDDTAVTPQYVRGLAAEREVPIIRRIALGSLRNKLLVILPAILLLSQFLPWLLTPILMIGGAYLCYEGAEKVWHRLSGHHDDHAAGEQAAPDEDTIVSGAVRTDFILSAEIMVISLNEVAAETFWSRAIILAVVGLLITILVYGVVALIVKMDDAGLRLSQSSRKGVAGLGRGLVKGMPRLLTALTVIGTAAMLWVGGHILLVGSDELGLHAVYGVVHHLEELAHEATGALGGVVGWLVNTFASALVGLAVGALIVLVVNLTVHRRKAHPARGTASH; encoded by the coding sequence GTGCCGACCGATCAGGAGGACGTCAAGGTGGCGGGTGGACTCGTAGCACTGTTCGACGACGTGGCGCTGCTGGCGCGCGCAGCAGCCGCCTCGATCGACGACGTCGGTGCCGCTGCCGGGCGGGCCGGCGTGAAGGCCGCCGGCGTCGTCGTCGACGACACGGCCGTGACGCCGCAGTACGTGCGCGGACTGGCGGCCGAACGCGAGGTGCCGATCATCCGGCGCATCGCGCTCGGGTCGCTGCGCAACAAGCTGCTCGTCATCCTGCCCGCCATCCTGCTGCTCAGCCAGTTCCTGCCCTGGCTGCTCACCCCGATCCTCATGATCGGCGGCGCCTACCTCTGCTACGAGGGCGCGGAGAAGGTCTGGCACCGGCTGAGCGGCCACCACGACGACCACGCCGCGGGTGAGCAGGCGGCACCGGACGAGGACACCATCGTGTCCGGTGCCGTCCGCACCGACTTCATCCTGTCGGCGGAGATCATGGTCATCTCGCTGAACGAGGTGGCCGCCGAGACCTTCTGGTCCCGGGCGATCATCCTCGCGGTCGTCGGGCTGCTCATCACGATCCTGGTGTACGGGGTCGTCGCGCTCATCGTGAAGATGGACGACGCCGGGCTGCGGCTGTCCCAGTCCTCGCGCAAGGGCGTGGCCGGGCTCGGCCGTGGGCTGGTCAAGGGCATGCCCCGGCTGCTGACCGCCCTCACGGTGATCGGGACCGCCGCGATGCTGTGGGTCGGCGGGCACATCCTGCTGGTCGGCAGCGACGAGCTCGGGCTGCACGCCGTGTACGGCGTCGTGCACCACCTGGAGGAGCTGGCGCACGAGGCCACCGGAGCCCTCGGCGGGGTCGTGGGGTGGCTGGTCAACACGTTCGCCAGCGCGCTCGTCGGGCTCGCCGTCGGCGCGCTGATCGTGCTGGTCGTGAACCTGACGGTGCACCGGCGCAAGGCCCACCCCGCCCGCGGGACGGCGTCCCACTAG
- a CDS encoding HpcH/HpaI aldolase family protein, with amino-acid sequence MVISEGDLRARWSAGQPCHGLWSLLPGAVTGEVLARTGADFVVVDLQHGATAEAELPGTAAAITAAGSVPLVRTRSPSFADVGRPLDLGARGVIVPNVRDAAHAREVVAACRHAPAGSRSIGRLSGGADAPLVVVMVEAATALADLDAVLAVEGLDGVYVGPGDLSLSLGLTGEDRRAELRGVLSSIVARAGAAGVPVGVHAYSGEEAAGHAAEGATIVTVAVDAVSLGEVVAHHLAVARGGPGPNGT; translated from the coding sequence ATGGTGATCAGCGAGGGCGACCTGCGGGCGCGGTGGTCGGCCGGGCAGCCGTGCCACGGCCTGTGGAGCCTGCTGCCCGGTGCGGTGACCGGCGAGGTCCTGGCCCGCACGGGCGCGGACTTCGTGGTCGTCGACCTGCAGCACGGCGCCACGGCCGAGGCCGAGCTGCCGGGGACCGCGGCGGCGATCACCGCGGCGGGCTCGGTGCCGCTCGTCCGGACGCGCAGCCCGTCCTTCGCCGACGTCGGCCGCCCGCTCGACCTGGGCGCCCGCGGCGTCATCGTGCCCAACGTGCGCGACGCCGCCCACGCCCGGGAGGTCGTCGCCGCCTGCCGCCACGCCCCGGCCGGGAGCCGGTCGATCGGGCGGCTCTCCGGCGGGGCCGACGCGCCGCTGGTGGTCGTGATGGTGGAGGCCGCGACCGCGCTGGCCGACCTCGACGCCGTCCTCGCCGTCGAGGGGCTGGACGGGGTCTACGTCGGTCCCGGCGACCTCTCGCTGTCCCTCGGGCTGACCGGCGAGGACCGCCGGGCCGAGCTGCGCGGGGTCCTGTCCTCGATCGTCGCCCGGGCCGGCGCCGCCGGGGTGCCCGTCGGTGTGCACGCCTACAGCGGCGAGGAGGCCGCCGGCCACGCCGCCGAGGGCGCGACGATCGTCACGGTCGCCGTCGACGCGGTGTCCCTGGGTGAGGTCGTGGCGCACCACCTCGCCGTCGCCCGCGGCGGACCGGGGCCGAACGGGACCTGA
- a CDS encoding DNA-binding protein produces MNGAKGRTNGAPPATSGAALSEENLKRIAAARERFTAGADTVHGVRPEILMSWYRCRSEYEVDPDLERAPVAAEGGTHSMEHHVVFAELGGSAACAAGDVTGVDAVVTVADSDGRVLASWGSRRMLRLAAGSNLAAWSAWAERTSGTNGVGTSLESQRPVLVRGPEHWCRTFDAWTCAGVAVRDVVTHEPLAVLNVSCWRTPLSDAVLPWLSRAAAATEAKLRQRARHTGTLLAAAFADARVPCATPLAAVDTAGKVVLANSGAAVLIGTPADTPAYAPAQRWAPQVPGMPELARRVTERARQDPCWNGTTRVYVPFLGTALPVAVRPVLDGTQVIGALLALGPADGSDADSSEVEPPPGRPGPSVPCPRSSPHRVVALREDRWVLLDPREIRFAEADHNNVWLTSDQGRLLGAARGLDRLEQELVDEGFLRVHRRFLVNLGRVREVEPGFKGTLFLATDTRARETVPVSRRHAPSVRQVLGL; encoded by the coding sequence ATGAACGGCGCGAAAGGTCGGACGAACGGCGCACCACCCGCGACGAGTGGGGCGGCGCTCTCCGAGGAGAACCTCAAGCGGATCGCGGCGGCCCGGGAGCGCTTCACCGCGGGGGCGGACACCGTCCACGGGGTTCGGCCCGAGATCCTCATGTCCTGGTACCGGTGCCGGTCGGAGTACGAGGTCGACCCCGACCTGGAACGGGCACCCGTCGCGGCCGAGGGCGGGACCCACTCGATGGAGCACCACGTGGTGTTCGCCGAGCTGGGCGGCTCGGCGGCCTGCGCCGCCGGGGACGTGACCGGCGTGGACGCTGTCGTCACCGTGGCCGACTCCGACGGCCGCGTCCTGGCCTCCTGGGGGAGCAGACGGATGCTCCGCCTCGCCGCGGGGAGCAACCTCGCCGCCTGGTCCGCCTGGGCCGAGCGGACCAGCGGCACCAACGGCGTGGGCACCTCCCTGGAGAGCCAGCGTCCCGTCCTGGTCAGGGGCCCGGAGCACTGGTGCCGCACCTTCGACGCGTGGACGTGTGCCGGCGTCGCCGTCCGCGACGTCGTCACGCACGAGCCGCTCGCCGTGCTCAACGTGTCCTGCTGGAGGACGCCGCTGTCCGACGCCGTGCTGCCGTGGCTGAGCAGGGCCGCCGCGGCCACCGAGGCCAAGCTGCGGCAACGGGCGCGGCACACCGGCACGCTCCTGGCCGCCGCCTTCGCCGATGCCCGGGTGCCGTGCGCGACGCCGCTGGCCGCCGTGGACACCGCCGGCAAGGTCGTGCTCGCCAACAGCGGGGCCGCCGTCCTGATCGGTACGCCCGCGGACACCCCGGCGTACGCGCCGGCGCAGCGGTGGGCCCCGCAGGTCCCCGGGATGCCCGAGCTGGCCCGCAGGGTCACCGAGCGCGCCCGGCAGGACCCGTGCTGGAACGGGACGACACGGGTCTACGTGCCCTTCCTCGGCACCGCTCTCCCGGTCGCCGTCCGCCCGGTCCTCGACGGCACCCAGGTCATCGGCGCGCTGCTGGCCCTCGGGCCCGCCGACGGGTCCGACGCCGACTCGTCGGAGGTCGAACCGCCACCCGGCCGCCCCGGACCCTCCGTCCCGTGTCCCCGTTCGTCACCCCACCGGGTCGTCGCCCTGCGGGAGGACCGGTGGGTGCTGCTCGACCCGCGCGAGATCCGGTTCGCCGAGGCCGACCACAACAACGTCTGGCTCACCAGTGACCAGGGACGGCTCCTGGGCGCCGCCCGCGGCCTCGACCGCCTCGAGCAGGAGCTGGTGGACGAGGGGTTCCTGCGCGTCCACCGCCGGTTCCTCGTCAACCTCGGCCGCGTGCGGGAGGTCGAGCCGGGCTTCAAGGGGACGCTGTTCCTCGCCACGGACACCCGCGCCCGCGAGACCGTCCCGGTCTCCCGCCGGCACGCGCCGTCCGTCCGCCAGGTGCTCGGTCTGTAG
- a CDS encoding dipeptidase, translated as MRSGPAAALATARDLLRHHPLVDGHNDLPWAVRTRFGRDLGRVDLAAPVPQTHTDLPRLRRGGVGAQFWSVYVPGTLQGDAAVATTLEQIDLVHQMVHRHPDDLELALSADDVEHAFSRGRIASLLGAEGGHAIANSTGVLRMLHRLGVRYMTLTHNVNVPWADSATDDPVVGGLSAFGREVVGEMQRLGMLVDLSHVAATTARDVLQIAEAPVVFSHSGARAVCDHPRNVPDDLLRRLAANGGVCMVTFVPDFVSPRCRAWTLGLRAEMERRGLDPRDAGQRAATAAEYVADRPRPRAVLAEVADHVEHVRRVAGIDHVGIGGDYDGTDDVPDGLEDVACYPALIAELLDRGWSQDECVRLIGGNVLRVLREAEAGSRSSSARRGPSTASIADLDHT; from the coding sequence ATGCGCAGTGGTCCCGCCGCGGCACTCGCCACGGCCCGTGACCTGTTGCGCCACCACCCGCTCGTCGACGGTCACAACGACCTGCCGTGGGCCGTCCGCACGCGTTTCGGCCGGGACCTCGGCCGAGTGGACCTCGCGGCCCCCGTGCCACAGACGCACACCGACCTGCCGAGGCTGCGGCGCGGCGGGGTCGGTGCCCAGTTCTGGTCGGTCTACGTGCCCGGCACGCTGCAGGGTGACGCGGCGGTGGCCACCACCCTGGAACAGATCGACCTCGTCCACCAGATGGTCCACCGCCACCCGGACGACCTGGAGCTCGCGCTGAGCGCCGACGACGTGGAGCACGCCTTCTCCCGCGGCAGGATCGCCTCGCTGCTGGGCGCCGAGGGCGGCCATGCCATCGCGAACTCGACCGGTGTGCTGCGGATGCTCCACCGGCTCGGCGTCCGCTACATGACGCTGACGCACAACGTGAACGTCCCCTGGGCCGACTCGGCGACGGACGATCCCGTGGTCGGGGGGCTGAGCGCGTTCGGCCGGGAGGTGGTGGGCGAGATGCAGCGGCTCGGGATGCTGGTCGACCTGTCGCACGTGGCGGCCACCACGGCGCGTGACGTCCTGCAGATCGCGGAGGCCCCGGTCGTCTTCTCCCACTCGGGGGCTCGTGCGGTCTGCGACCACCCGCGCAACGTCCCCGACGACCTGCTCCGTCGGCTGGCTGCCAACGGAGGCGTCTGCATGGTGACGTTCGTCCCGGACTTCGTGTCGCCGCGGTGCCGCGCGTGGACGCTCGGGCTCCGGGCCGAGATGGAGCGCCGTGGGCTCGACCCGCGGGACGCCGGCCAGCGAGCCGCGACGGCGGCGGAGTACGTCGCCGACCGTCCCCGCCCGCGCGCGGTGCTCGCCGAGGTCGCCGACCACGTCGAGCACGTGCGGCGGGTGGCCGGCATCGACCACGTCGGCATCGGCGGGGACTACGACGGGACCGACGACGTCCCCGACGGCCTGGAGGACGTCGCCTGCTATCCCGCGCTGATCGCCGAGCTCCTCGACCGGGGGTGGAGCCAGGACGAGTGCGTGCGGCTGATCGGGGGGAACGTCCTGCGGGTGCTCCGTGAGGCCGAGGCCGGGTCGCGGTCCTCGTCCGCCCGGCGAGGCCCGTCCACGGCGAGCATCGCGGACCTCGACCACACCTGA
- a CDS encoding glycerophosphodiester phosphodiesterase — MAFAGLSRPFVIAHRGGALQVPEHTLEGYRVAVGQGLPVIEQDVSVLADGGLGVMHDGTVDRTTTSTGNVADHTSVSWKQLDIDASATLGGGWPDGLRPPLFEEVLTEFGNRVLLCAEAKSSDAMGPMIDALERRGTSPASVLLQSYALADCRLARSRGWDVIWLGSTDVARAAAEGIGWIGPEAGSVTEAVCARAHAAGVEVACHTVNRRHQRDTLVAHGVDAIFSDDPVYVAGDAGRRTSDLFARQVWLPGMLPDTGRGRFHPDDSSWGCDVSDPATSTLMGFLAPPDPAAFTLHLDLRVDEVRGDGRSSFGWVLLSTDDHPYRPSRPSPGADGYLFLLRADGALEVRRVTDGVGGTLVSSAGGTALRTGAYVPLRIGVTRSSLLFARADTVGATVTVADATHRPVPVVHLGSASAGVRFRNLVLA; from the coding sequence GTGGCCTTCGCCGGCCTGAGCCGGCCGTTCGTGATCGCCCACCGCGGCGGGGCCCTGCAGGTCCCCGAGCACACGCTCGAGGGCTACCGGGTCGCGGTCGGCCAGGGCCTGCCGGTCATCGAGCAGGACGTGTCCGTGCTCGCCGACGGCGGCCTCGGGGTCATGCACGACGGGACCGTGGACCGCACCACCACCTCCACCGGCAACGTCGCCGACCACACGTCGGTGTCCTGGAAGCAGCTCGACATCGACGCCTCGGCCACCCTCGGCGGGGGCTGGCCCGACGGGCTGCGCCCGCCGCTGTTCGAGGAGGTGCTCACCGAGTTCGGCAACCGCGTCCTGCTGTGCGCCGAGGCCAAGAGCAGCGACGCGATGGGCCCGATGATCGACGCGCTCGAACGACGCGGTACCAGCCCGGCGTCGGTGCTGCTGCAGTCCTACGCGCTCGCCGACTGCCGGCTGGCGCGCTCGCGGGGGTGGGACGTCATCTGGCTCGGGAGCACCGACGTCGCCCGCGCCGCCGCGGAGGGCATCGGCTGGATCGGCCCGGAGGCGGGCAGCGTCACCGAGGCGGTCTGCGCGCGAGCGCACGCGGCCGGGGTCGAGGTGGCCTGCCACACGGTCAACCGGCGGCACCAGCGGGACACCCTCGTCGCCCACGGCGTGGACGCGATCTTCTCCGACGACCCGGTCTACGTCGCCGGGGACGCGGGACGCCGCACCTCCGACCTGTTCGCCCGTCAGGTCTGGCTGCCCGGGATGCTGCCCGACACCGGCCGCGGCCGGTTCCACCCGGACGACTCCTCGTGGGGCTGCGACGTCTCCGATCCCGCCACCTCCACGCTCATGGGCTTCCTCGCACCGCCGGACCCGGCGGCGTTCACGCTGCACCTCGACCTCCGCGTGGACGAGGTCCGCGGCGACGGCCGCTCGAGCTTCGGGTGGGTCCTCCTGAGCACCGACGACCACCCGTACCGGCCGTCCCGTCCCTCGCCCGGCGCCGACGGCTACCTGTTCCTCCTGCGGGCGGACGGCGCCCTCGAGGTCCGCCGGGTGACCGACGGGGTGGGCGGCACGCTCGTGTCCTCGGCGGGGGGGACGGCGCTGCGGACGGGCGCCTACGTCCCGCTCCGGATCGGCGTCACCCGCTCGAGCCTCCTGTTCGCCCGCGCGGACACCGTCGGCGCGACCGTGACCGTCGCGGACGCCACCCACCGACCCGTGCCCGTCGTCCACCTCGGCAGCGCGTCGGCCGGGGTCCGCTTCAGGAACCTGGTGCTCGCATGA
- a CDS encoding iron-containing alcohol dehydrogenase has product MSTFDLAVPRRVLFGPGRADELAELLPALGRRVVLCTGRDPSRHRHLLGGVDPVAVVSVAREPTVDDVRAATGEARAAGADVVVAIGGGSVLDLGKAVAVLLGNGTDPLDHLEGVGRGVPVGRPAAPCVAVPTTAGTGAEATANAVLGSPEHGVKASIRSPHLLAAVALVDPLLTLSCPPAVTASSGLDALTQCLEPYVSPRANPATDAVAAEGLRRGARALRRAHEHGDDRVAREEMALCSLFGGIALANAKLGAVHGLAGVVGGTVDAPHGAVCAALLAPVVEANLRALHEREPDAPGLRRYAEAARLLTGREDATAGDAVAWLRATVAALDVPSLGAVGLARARYAEVAGKAARSSSMQGNPVRLTEEELVAVLEAAA; this is encoded by the coding sequence GTGAGCACGTTCGACCTCGCCGTCCCGCGGCGGGTGCTGTTCGGCCCGGGCCGGGCCGACGAGCTCGCCGAGCTGCTGCCCGCCCTGGGCCGGCGGGTCGTGCTGTGCACGGGGCGGGACCCCTCACGCCACCGCCACCTCCTCGGCGGGGTCGACCCGGTCGCCGTCGTGAGCGTCGCGCGCGAGCCGACGGTGGACGACGTGCGTGCGGCGACCGGCGAGGCGCGGGCCGCCGGCGCCGACGTCGTCGTCGCGATCGGTGGCGGCAGCGTCCTTGACCTCGGCAAGGCGGTCGCGGTCCTGCTCGGCAACGGCACCGATCCGCTGGACCACCTGGAGGGCGTGGGCCGCGGGGTGCCCGTCGGGCGGCCGGCCGCGCCGTGCGTCGCGGTGCCGACGACCGCGGGCACCGGTGCGGAGGCGACCGCCAACGCCGTGCTCGGCTCGCCGGAGCACGGCGTCAAGGCGAGCATCCGCAGCCCGCACCTGCTCGCGGCCGTCGCGCTGGTGGACCCGCTGCTCACGCTGAGCTGCCCGCCCGCGGTGACCGCGAGCAGCGGTCTGGACGCGCTGACCCAGTGCCTGGAGCCCTACGTCTCGCCCCGGGCCAACCCGGCGACCGACGCCGTCGCGGCCGAGGGGCTGCGGCGCGGGGCGCGGGCGCTGCGGCGCGCCCACGAGCACGGGGACGACCGCGTCGCCCGCGAGGAGATGGCGCTGTGCAGCCTCTTCGGCGGCATCGCGCTGGCCAACGCGAAGCTCGGGGCGGTGCACGGCCTCGCCGGCGTCGTGGGCGGGACGGTCGACGCACCGCACGGCGCGGTGTGCGCCGCGCTGCTGGCGCCGGTGGTCGAGGCGAACCTCCGGGCGCTGCACGAGCGCGAGCCGGACGCTCCGGGGCTGCGCCGCTACGCCGAGGCCGCCCGGCTGCTGACCGGCCGGGAGGACGCCACCGCCGGGGACGCCGTGGCGTGGCTGCGCGCGACGGTCGCCGCGCTCGACGTGCCGTCCCTGGGGGCGGTGGGCCTGGCGCGGGCGCGGTACGCCGAGGTCGCCGGGAAGGCCGCGCGCTCGAGCAGCATGCAGGGCAATCCCGTGCGGCTCACCGAGGAGGAGCTCGTGGCGGTGCTCGAGGCGGCAGCGTGA
- a CDS encoding antibiotic biosynthesis monooxygenase family protein translates to MMTVVTTTRLRPGGEDEWDAAVRARFESARDRPGWVSGQLLTPAEETGTRVLVGTWQSREDWESWHHDPAFLEQRSTLERLEEEPSRTEWFEVVADARRG, encoded by the coding sequence ATGATGACCGTGGTGACGACCACCCGGCTGCGTCCGGGCGGGGAGGACGAATGGGACGCGGCGGTGCGGGCCCGGTTCGAGTCGGCGCGCGACCGGCCGGGCTGGGTGTCGGGACAGCTGCTCACCCCGGCGGAGGAGACCGGCACCCGGGTCCTCGTCGGCACCTGGCAGAGCCGGGAGGACTGGGAGTCCTGGCACCACGACCCCGCCTTCCTCGAGCAGCGGTCGACGCTCGAGCGGCTCGAGGAGGAGCCGAGCCGGACGGAGTGGTTCGAGGTCGTCGCGGACGCGCGCCGCGGCTGA
- a CDS encoding glutathione-independent formaldehyde dehydrogenase encodes MRAVVYQEPFQVAVQEVPDPHIEQPNDVIVRITSTCICGTDLYVYGGRTAAQPGTVFGHEDLGIVEEVGAGVVTVEQGDRVVVPFAVACGFCRNCRAGSTGACLTLHPSGRARGAYGSVTAGPCAGGQAEYLRVPYADVNCLPLPPGTQHESDYVLLADVFPSGYHGCELAGVSPGETVAVFGAGPVGLMAAYCALLCGASRVFVVDRVPERLAKARDIGAVAVDSSAGDPAQQIKELTGGEGTDKGVDAVGFPITARTGEGEEPATVLHQLVQTVRPTGGLGVPGPCVHWEPVGVVADAEAGTLLVAIDTLFEKGLRVGTGRADVKRYDRQLRDLITEGRATPSFVVSHELPLDEAPLAYRKADQCVDGCTKVVLKPDAG; translated from the coding sequence ATGCGCGCGGTGGTCTACCAGGAGCCCTTCCAGGTCGCCGTGCAGGAGGTGCCCGACCCCCACATCGAGCAGCCGAACGACGTGATCGTGCGGATCACGTCGACCTGCATCTGCGGAACCGACCTGTACGTCTACGGAGGTCGGACGGCCGCCCAGCCGGGCACCGTGTTCGGCCACGAGGACCTCGGCATCGTCGAGGAGGTCGGCGCCGGCGTCGTCACCGTGGAGCAGGGCGACCGCGTCGTGGTGCCGTTCGCCGTGGCCTGCGGCTTCTGCAGGAACTGCCGGGCCGGCTCCACCGGTGCCTGCCTCACGCTCCACCCGTCGGGCCGGGCGAGAGGCGCGTACGGCTCCGTCACCGCGGGGCCGTGTGCCGGGGGCCAGGCGGAGTACCTGCGGGTCCCGTACGCGGACGTCAACTGCCTGCCGCTGCCACCGGGCACCCAGCACGAGTCCGACTACGTGCTGCTCGCCGACGTCTTCCCGAGCGGCTACCACGGCTGCGAGCTCGCGGGCGTCTCGCCGGGGGAGACCGTGGCGGTCTTCGGTGCCGGGCCGGTCGGCCTGATGGCCGCGTACTGCGCCCTGCTCTGCGGCGCGTCGCGCGTCTTCGTGGTCGACCGCGTCCCCGAGCGACTGGCCAAGGCGCGCGACATCGGGGCCGTCGCCGTGGACTCCTCCGCCGGGGACCCGGCCCAGCAGATCAAGGAGCTGACCGGCGGTGAGGGCACCGACAAGGGCGTGGACGCCGTCGGCTTCCCGATCACCGCCCGGACCGGCGAGGGCGAGGAGCCCGCGACGGTGCTCCACCAGCTCGTGCAGACGGTGCGGCCGACCGGCGGGCTCGGTGTCCCCGGCCCGTGCGTGCACTGGGAACCGGTCGGGGTCGTCGCGGACGCCGAGGCCGGCACGCTGCTCGTCGCGATCGACACCCTGTTCGAGAAGGGCCTGCGCGTGGGCACCGGGCGGGCGGACGTCAAGCGCTACGACCGGCAGCTGCGCGACCTGATCACCGAGGGCCGGGCCACGCCCAGCTTCGTGGTGTCCCACGAGCTGCCACTCGACGAGGCGCCCCTGGCCTACCGGAAGGCCGACCAGTGCGTCGACGGCTGCACGAAGGTCGTCCTCAAGCCCGACGCCGGCTGA